A genomic stretch from Methanorbis furvi includes:
- a CDS encoding double-cubane-cluster-containing anaerobic reductase, which produces MFNLPPGFESFSESRKTAFLEAQKISETQPIVGTFCTFVPRELILAAGAAPISLCSGNDETIAAAEADLPINFCPLVKSSYGFAKTGKCPHFHFARLIVGETTCDGKKKMFEYMVRDKPVHVIHLPQMTDEESVAFLANEFRKFARRLEEIFSVTITDEMVAEQITLVNEERRALQDVYRLAKSDPPLLSGKELFVMFNTFTTSVGHEAKIAFARSLKEEYSSRPAGAGPRPKRILLTGSPITKATVKVIDAIESAGGSVVYIEGCVGSRPNELLVDEKNPDVYDALARKYIRIACSCMTPNDGRLQTIGEKIDEYHIDGVVDMGLVACHTFNAESTLLREYVTKTKSTPFIHVETDYSQADFGQLSTRLSAFLEML; this is translated from the coding sequence ATGTTCAACCTCCCGCCCGGTTTTGAGAGTTTCTCCGAGTCCCGCAAAACTGCATTCCTCGAGGCGCAGAAAATTTCCGAGACTCAGCCGATTGTTGGAACGTTCTGCACGTTTGTTCCCCGCGAGCTGATTCTTGCAGCAGGTGCTGCACCAATCTCGCTCTGTTCAGGAAATGATGAAACCATTGCCGCAGCAGAAGCTGATCTCCCAATCAACTTCTGTCCCTTGGTGAAGTCGAGCTATGGATTTGCCAAAACCGGCAAGTGTCCGCACTTTCATTTTGCACGACTGATCGTTGGGGAAACAACCTGCGACGGCAAGAAAAAAATGTTTGAGTACATGGTTCGTGACAAACCGGTTCATGTGATTCACCTGCCGCAGATGACTGATGAAGAGAGCGTCGCGTTTCTGGCAAACGAGTTCCGAAAGTTTGCGAGACGACTCGAAGAAATATTTTCCGTCACCATCACAGATGAGATGGTGGCTGAACAGATCACTCTTGTGAATGAGGAGCGGCGCGCTTTGCAGGATGTCTACCGACTTGCAAAATCTGACCCGCCGCTGTTGTCAGGTAAGGAACTTTTTGTGATGTTCAACACATTCACAACTTCAGTAGGTCACGAGGCAAAGATTGCCTTTGCCCGCAGTCTGAAGGAAGAGTACAGCTCTCGTCCGGCGGGCGCCGGACCACGCCCCAAGCGGATTCTTCTGACAGGTTCTCCGATAACAAAGGCAACAGTCAAAGTGATCGATGCGATCGAGTCTGCGGGAGGGTCGGTGGTGTATATTGAGGGCTGCGTTGGTTCAAGGCCCAACGAGCTGCTGGTGGATGAGAAAAATCCTGATGTGTATGATGCGCTCGCCCGCAAGTACATCAGAATTGCCTGCTCCTGCATGACGCCAAACGACGGACGCTTGCAGACGATCGGCGAAAAAATTGATGAGTACCATATTGACGGAGTGGTGGATATGGGGCTTGTTGCCTGCCACACATTCAATGCTGAAAGCACGCTTTTGCGCGAGTATGTGACGAAGACAAAGTCCACGCCGTTCATTCATGTGGAGACCGATTACTCGCAGGCTGACTTCGGCCAGCTGTCCACGCGACTGTCGGCATTTCTGGAGATGCTATGA
- a CDS encoding acyl-CoA dehydratase activase encodes MIYSLGVDAGSRYTKFALMRGDKILDLRMVPSGWNTKELVREITDELCAKHGISRSDLKITATGYGRVAVEADSAVTEITCHALGVHYLNPDVRTVIDIGGQDSKVIVCGADGSVVDFIMNDKCAAGTGKFLEMMLETLGATFATLDDVVRDAVPIRITSTCAVFAESEVIGLRAKGADRAEILAGVIAATADKAAGLCARVRVADTVFFSGGLASSEAVRAALAERLGREVVTTPEAQYAGAIGAAVKGGML; translated from the coding sequence ATGATATACTCACTCGGGGTTGATGCAGGGTCAAGGTACACGAAGTTTGCCCTAATGAGAGGGGACAAAATTCTTGATCTGCGTATGGTTCCATCCGGCTGGAACACGAAGGAGCTTGTCCGGGAAATTACGGATGAGCTGTGCGCGAAGCACGGTATCTCCCGATCTGATCTCAAAATCACGGCGACCGGCTACGGCCGCGTCGCGGTTGAGGCGGACTCGGCGGTGACGGAGATCACCTGCCATGCGCTTGGCGTGCATTATCTGAACCCGGATGTTCGGACAGTGATCGATATCGGCGGTCAGGACAGCAAGGTGATCGTCTGCGGGGCGGATGGGTCGGTTGTGGATTTTATTATGAATGACAAGTGTGCTGCCGGCACCGGAAAATTTCTTGAGATGATGCTTGAGACGCTTGGGGCAACGTTTGCAACGCTTGATGATGTGGTGAGGGATGCCGTTCCTATCAGGATCACGAGCACGTGTGCGGTGTTTGCGGAGTCCGAGGTGATCGGGCTTCGTGCGAAGGGTGCTGACCGTGCGGAAATTCTTGCAGGCGTTATTGCCGCGACTGCTGATAAGGCGGCAGGCCTCTGTGCCCGCGTGAGAGTTGCTGATACGGTGTTTTTCTCAGGCGGTCTTGCATCAAGCGAAGCGGTTCGTGCAGCGCTTGCAGAGCGGCTGGGTCGTGAGGTAGTGACGACGCCAGAAGCGCAGTACGCGGGAGCGATAGGGGCTGCGGTGAAAGGCGGGATGTTGTGA
- a CDS encoding ABC transporter ATP-binding protein has protein sequence MTPVISAEKLSVSYGDHQVLENLSLAVEEGGFIGILGPNGCGKTTFLRTLSRILEPDAGAVMVEGLDVSTYDTKALAKILGCVRQETDVAFGFTVREIVLMGRHPHIGRLAPLSETDLAIADEAMRTTNTLHLADRLVTEVSGGERQRVLIARTLAQQPRILLLDEPTSHLDINHQLEILQLIHSLTPKITVVGVFHDFNLASYFCDRLILMNGGKITAAGTPAEVLTANRIRESFQVQMLVSLHPLTGKPYCVPEYETASETAAENGVRVHVISGGGSGAKLFHALASRGCRITAGVVAINDADFSAAAALDVEIITEPPFAAVSYASAQRLREIIHGSDAVVVCGMPIGQGNLANLLVLQDADVPIYFLGECEDFTGGEASALVEELCGNGAVQVSDTCDLIRRLGL, from the coding sequence ATGACGCCGGTTATTTCTGCTGAAAAGTTGTCGGTGAGTTACGGAGATCATCAGGTGCTTGAGAATCTCTCGCTCGCGGTTGAGGAAGGAGGGTTTATCGGAATTCTCGGACCAAACGGATGCGGAAAAACAACATTTCTCAGAACCTTGTCACGGATTCTTGAACCCGATGCCGGTGCGGTGATGGTTGAAGGGCTTGATGTTTCAACCTATGACACAAAAGCTCTTGCAAAAATTCTGGGCTGTGTTCGTCAGGAGACGGATGTGGCGTTTGGGTTTACGGTGCGGGAGATTGTTCTGATGGGCCGCCACCCGCATATTGGAAGGCTTGCTCCTTTGTCGGAGACTGATCTGGCGATTGCGGATGAGGCGATGAGAACGACGAATACGCTGCATCTCGCTGACCGGCTGGTTACAGAGGTGTCGGGCGGCGAGCGGCAGCGGGTGCTGATTGCGCGGACGCTTGCCCAGCAACCGAGGATTCTTTTGCTGGATGAGCCGACATCGCATCTTGATATCAATCACCAGCTGGAAATTTTGCAGCTGATTCATAGTCTGACACCAAAAATTACGGTTGTCGGGGTGTTCCATGATTTTAATCTGGCTTCCTACTTCTGCGACCGGCTGATTTTAATGAATGGTGGAAAAATTACTGCGGCGGGAACGCCGGCCGAGGTGCTGACCGCGAACAGGATCAGGGAGAGTTTTCAGGTGCAGATGTTGGTGAGTCTCCATCCGCTAACCGGTAAACCGTACTGTGTTCCTGAGTATGAGACAGCGTCGGAGACCGCCGCAGAAAACGGCGTCCGCGTGCATGTGATCTCAGGCGGCGGGTCAGGGGCAAAGCTGTTTCATGCGCTGGCATCCAGAGGCTGCCGGATTACAGCAGGGGTTGTTGCAATAAATGATGCGGATTTTTCCGCGGCTGCGGCACTTGATGTTGAAATCATTACTGAACCTCCGTTTGCGGCTGTTTCGTATGCGTCGGCACAGCGGCTGCGGGAGATAATTCATGGCTCAGATGCGGTTGTGGTCTGCGGGATGCCGATTGGGCAAGGAAATCTGGCAAATCTTTTGGTGTTGCAGGATGCAGATGTGCCGATCTATTTCCTTGGCGAATGCGAGGATTTCACCGGAGGAGAGGCATCAGCGCTTGTTGAGGAGCTCTGCGGGAACGGGGCGGTACAGGTTTCTGATACCTGCGATCTGATCAGGCGGCTGGGTCTTTGA
- a CDS encoding FecCD family ABC transporter permease yields MLRRPILLLPVLFLLLIVSIVATTCIGVSGLSLWTFDPAMMQKLLFEVRLPRVLGAVLVGLGLAAAGCAMQGLFRNPMADPYIIGTSSGGALGAAFAIVFLGGLFMPVLAFIGATASTIAVYMISRRNGRVAVETLLLSGIAVSLFLSAMLSFIMYISGNSLHQIMFWMMGGFWNVYWDDVMLGLLIPVACVILFVFSRDLNVMALGEEEAVHLGVNTEKTKKILLLISSFITGIAVSIAGCIGFIGLIIPHVMRTIAGPDHRILLPASMMAGAILLMWADTAARTLPVEIPVGIITAFLGAPFFLYLLRRRTKV; encoded by the coding sequence ATGTTGCGACGTCCCATCCTCCTGCTGCCGGTCCTGTTCCTGCTGTTGATCGTGAGTATTGTCGCAACCACCTGCATCGGAGTGTCGGGGCTGTCGCTCTGGACGTTCGATCCAGCCATGATGCAGAAACTGCTCTTTGAAGTGCGGCTGCCAAGAGTTCTCGGTGCAGTGCTGGTGGGTCTCGGACTTGCCGCGGCGGGATGTGCGATGCAGGGACTGTTCCGCAACCCAATGGCTGACCCGTACATTATTGGAACATCATCAGGAGGAGCGCTCGGCGCTGCGTTTGCAATTGTGTTTCTGGGAGGACTCTTCATGCCAGTCCTGGCATTTATCGGCGCAACCGCGTCCACCATCGCAGTGTATATGATATCTCGTCGAAACGGACGTGTCGCAGTTGAGACACTGCTTTTGTCAGGTATTGCGGTCTCGCTGTTTTTGTCTGCGATGCTTTCGTTTATCATGTACATCTCAGGAAACAGCCTGCACCAGATCATGTTCTGGATGATGGGCGGGTTCTGGAACGTGTACTGGGATGACGTGATGCTCGGGCTTCTGATTCCTGTTGCATGCGTTATTTTGTTTGTGTTTTCCCGCGATCTGAATGTGATGGCGCTTGGCGAGGAGGAGGCGGTGCACCTTGGTGTGAATACCGAGAAAACAAAAAAAATCCTGCTTCTGATCTCTTCCTTCATTACCGGCATTGCGGTTTCGATTGCCGGATGTATCGGGTTTATCGGACTGATCATTCCGCATGTAATGCGGACGATTGCAGGACCTGATCACCGGATTTTACTGCCTGCATCAATGATGGCAGGAGCAATTCTTTTGATGTGGGCCGACACTGCTGCGCGGACACTGCCGGTTGAAATACCGGTTGGAATTATCACGGCGTTTCTTGGAGCACCGTTCTTTTTGTATCTTCTTCGCAGGAGGACAAAGGTATGA
- a CDS encoding AAA family ATPase produces MLEKIEIHGLRHFEKYCVKTNGLTVFFGKNGTGKSSIATAFRLLSAIAARSLADWTEVFSNTGALFHFGPEETKEIILSVKRGKESYSVTLAQDPKDSSRLILRREKLVIPHHTDNTQFETIEVKTGERESIFGVPMDGKTHDVYPLMQEMSRWWIGSLLPAAIRSPEKNDTGRVLYPTGKNLEACLIYLAENSPEAFQKITQAVTEIEPEFISFVVIQEGTEKFLRWESKKRPVLMPAQYFSEGTLRTLCYAVLFVSDDLPEAVVIDDIETALDEEHILVLMRLAADAGKRTNLILTTRSETVAKCAGPALMQI; encoded by the coding sequence ATGCTCGAAAAAATAGAGATACACGGACTGCGGCATTTTGAAAAATACTGCGTGAAAACAAACGGTCTGACAGTATTTTTCGGAAAAAACGGAACCGGAAAATCATCGATCGCAACAGCGTTCCGGCTACTCTCCGCAATTGCCGCAAGATCGCTTGCTGACTGGACAGAAGTATTTTCCAACACCGGAGCACTCTTTCACTTCGGCCCAGAAGAAACAAAAGAGATCATCCTCTCGGTGAAACGGGGAAAAGAGTCCTACTCAGTCACCCTTGCTCAGGATCCAAAGGATTCATCCCGGCTCATACTCAGACGCGAAAAACTGGTGATCCCGCACCACACTGACAACACCCAGTTTGAAACAATCGAAGTCAAAACCGGCGAACGGGAAAGTATCTTCGGCGTCCCGATGGACGGCAAAACGCACGACGTATACCCGCTCATGCAGGAGATGAGCCGCTGGTGGATCGGATCCCTTCTCCCTGCCGCAATCAGAAGTCCTGAAAAAAATGACACCGGCAGAGTACTCTACCCGACCGGAAAAAATCTTGAAGCATGTTTGATCTATCTTGCGGAAAACTCACCGGAAGCATTTCAAAAAATCACTCAGGCGGTCACTGAGATCGAACCCGAGTTCATCAGCTTCGTAGTAATTCAGGAAGGAACGGAAAAATTCCTGCGCTGGGAATCAAAGAAACGTCCGGTACTGATGCCGGCCCAGTACTTCTCCGAAGGAACCCTGCGCACTCTCTGCTACGCGGTCCTCTTCGTCTCTGATGATCTGCCGGAAGCAGTTGTGATCGATGACATTGAAACCGCACTGGACGAGGAACATATTTTGGTCCTGATGCGGCTTGCAGCAGACGCAGGAAAACGGACAAACCTTATTCTCACCACACGCTCCGAAACAGTTGCGAAGTGTGCAGGACCGGCCCTCATGCAGATATAA
- the glnA gene encoding type I glutamate--ammonia ligase, with protein sequence MVSDEIDAILSKLESDNVRSVLLQFSDLEGKPKNVAIPTKQMKKALTDGISFDGSSIQGFARLEESDMLLRPDPSTYQIIPWSDEKFRSARFICDVYTTHGEPFPGDPRRILRTQIDKAAKLGYTFNVGPEMEFFLFRMVEGHASVNLQDHSGYFDQTPTNPAEDVRRDLVISLSEMGFNIEASHHEVAPSQHEIDFTYGDALGMADKVVTFKFAAKTLALKRNLHATFMPKPIHGINGSGMHVNCSLMKDGENAFLDPNGEHQLSDTARHFIAGLLKHIDGITRIANPTINSYKRLIPGYEAPVYVGWSAMNRSTLIRVPSSRGRSTRAELRSPDPTCNPYLTFAVMLAAGMDGVINKIEPPESIDRNIFRMTAAERSEAGIRCLPWNLQVANNALMEDKLLCDVLGEHVVAQINRIGELEWGEYSRAITDWEIKRYLANY encoded by the coding sequence ATGGTTTCTGACGAAATCGACGCAATTCTCTCCAAGCTTGAGAGTGATAATGTACGGTCGGTTCTCCTCCAGTTCTCGGACCTGGAAGGTAAACCGAAAAACGTTGCGATTCCGACGAAACAGATGAAGAAGGCACTGACCGATGGCATCAGCTTTGACGGTTCGTCCATTCAGGGGTTTGCGCGGCTGGAGGAGTCGGACATGCTGCTGCGTCCGGATCCTTCCACCTATCAGATCATTCCCTGGTCTGATGAAAAGTTCCGGTCAGCGCGGTTTATCTGTGATGTCTACACAACGCACGGCGAACCGTTCCCAGGCGACCCCCGCCGCATTCTGCGGACACAGATAGACAAAGCTGCAAAGCTTGGCTACACCTTCAATGTCGGCCCTGAGATGGAGTTTTTCCTCTTCCGCATGGTGGAAGGTCATGCCTCCGTGAACCTGCAGGATCACAGCGGCTACTTTGATCAGACCCCGACCAATCCTGCCGAAGACGTCCGCCGCGATCTGGTGATCTCGCTTTCCGAGATGGGTTTCAACATCGAAGCATCCCATCATGAAGTGGCACCAAGCCAGCATGAGATCGATTTCACCTATGGCGATGCTCTCGGCATGGCAGACAAAGTGGTGACATTCAAGTTTGCGGCAAAAACGCTCGCATTGAAACGCAATTTGCATGCAACCTTTATGCCGAAACCGATCCACGGCATAAACGGTTCCGGCATGCATGTCAACTGTTCGCTGATGAAGGACGGCGAAAACGCATTTCTTGATCCAAACGGCGAACACCAGCTCTCAGACACCGCCCGCCACTTTATCGCAGGCCTGCTCAAACACATCGACGGCATCACAAGGATTGCAAACCCGACGATCAACTCCTACAAACGGCTGATCCCGGGATACGAAGCTCCGGTGTATGTCGGCTGGTCGGCGATGAACCGCTCCACACTGATTCGTGTCCCCTCTTCACGCGGACGAAGCACCCGCGCTGAGCTGCGCAGCCCTGACCCGACCTGTAACCCGTACCTCACCTTTGCCGTGATGCTTGCAGCAGGAATGGATGGGGTCATCAACAAAATTGAGCCGCCGGAAAGTATTGATCGAAACATTTTCCGCATGACCGCAGCAGAACGCAGCGAAGCCGGTATCCGCTGTCTTCCCTGGAACCTTCAGGTGGCAAACAATGCCCTTATGGAGGACAAACTGCTCTGTGATGTACTGGGCGAACATGTGGTTGCTCAGATCAACCGGATCGGCGAGCTTGAGTGGGGCGAGTACTCCCGCGCTATCACCGACTGGGAAATCAAGCGGTATCTGGCAAACTACTAA
- a CDS encoding DNA-directed DNA polymerase produces the protein MAGEENSRVTIAINQAEYTNAPGGPVVHIFGRTEDGTAHHLQVTDFRPYFWVWEKEADSPHADSIEVTSDKAVSIKGEPLRRIYTQKPTDVRTVRERYHHYEADIPFATRFLIDTGLTGGVVAPAEVCSYRELSAATVQSRPRVCMCDIECDDRNGFPEPERDPIICLTCHDSYDDHYTSFVLQGKTRVDYDQQPGLANGCFVQGSHTICVYNTEKELFTAFIAYISEKDPDILSGWNFADFDAMYILRRAEVLGFKTDAFARLPGATERDAMRGRVIFDLLTAYKKMQSSQKESYRLDAIAEDELGERKVRYTGTLGDLWNNDPLKMVEYNFKDVELCVGINRKNDIIEFYQEVSRYVGCPLDKALNSSNVIDIYILRKAHGKFVLPSKGNSTGEEFEGATVFAPSKGVKENVIVLDLKSLYPMAMMTLNASPETKSPDGEIHAPNGIRFRKSPDGLTRSIISELMNERDDRKKLRNTFPYDSPEYKLYDMQQSVLKVIMNTYYGVSGFSRFRLYDRDIGSAVTSVGRAIIQHTKGIITERGYEVIYGDTDSCFVQLPKVSLEESMAIAESLEKELNASYTDFARDTLGAEQNFFSIKFEKIYRRFFQGGAKKRYAGHLIWKEGQEVNKIDITGFEMKRSDSAPITREVQERVLEMILKGNGKEEVKEYLPEVLRMYRAGRCPLEKAGIPSGINKALDDYAVLDAHGRGAQYSNAYLGTDFKRGSKPKRLYIKRSNDPEKYPNTDVLCFEYPDQIPDGAFEIDWETMLEKTIRAPLTRIFDALGWDWDEFDPTKAKKTTLDMFF, from the coding sequence ATGGCCGGGGAAGAAAATTCCCGGGTAACCATTGCTATCAATCAGGCCGAGTACACCAACGCACCCGGAGGGCCGGTCGTGCACATTTTCGGCAGGACCGAGGACGGAACAGCTCATCACCTGCAGGTAACAGACTTTCGCCCGTACTTCTGGGTCTGGGAAAAGGAGGCTGACTCACCTCACGCAGACAGCATTGAAGTAACCAGCGACAAAGCAGTCTCCATCAAAGGCGAACCGCTCCGCCGCATCTATACCCAGAAACCGACCGACGTCAGAACAGTGCGCGAACGCTACCACCACTACGAAGCAGACATCCCGTTTGCCACCCGTTTTTTAATCGACACGGGCCTCACCGGCGGAGTTGTTGCTCCCGCGGAAGTGTGCAGCTACCGCGAACTTTCAGCCGCAACCGTTCAGTCGCGTCCCCGCGTCTGCATGTGCGATATCGAGTGCGACGACCGGAACGGATTTCCCGAGCCCGAACGCGACCCGATCATCTGTCTGACCTGTCACGACTCCTACGACGACCACTACACCAGCTTCGTGCTTCAGGGGAAAACGCGTGTCGACTACGATCAGCAGCCGGGCCTTGCCAACGGCTGTTTTGTTCAGGGCAGCCACACGATCTGTGTCTACAACACCGAAAAGGAACTCTTCACTGCATTCATCGCCTACATCAGCGAAAAAGATCCTGACATCCTCTCGGGCTGGAACTTTGCCGACTTTGATGCGATGTATATTCTCCGGCGTGCCGAAGTCCTCGGATTCAAAACCGATGCCTTCGCCCGTCTACCGGGCGCAACCGAACGCGACGCCATGCGCGGCCGCGTCATCTTTGATCTTTTGACTGCGTATAAAAAAATGCAGAGCAGTCAAAAAGAGTCCTACCGGCTTGACGCGATTGCCGAGGACGAGCTTGGCGAACGAAAAGTCCGGTATACCGGAACGCTGGGCGATCTCTGGAACAATGATCCCCTCAAAATGGTGGAGTACAACTTCAAGGATGTGGAGTTGTGTGTCGGCATCAACCGAAAAAACGACATCATCGAGTTTTATCAGGAGGTCTCGCGGTACGTCGGGTGTCCGCTCGACAAAGCGCTGAACTCTTCAAATGTTATTGACATCTATATTCTGAGGAAAGCTCACGGAAAATTCGTGCTTCCCTCCAAAGGAAACTCGACCGGCGAAGAGTTTGAAGGCGCGACCGTTTTTGCGCCAAGTAAAGGAGTGAAGGAGAATGTGATCGTGCTGGACCTGAAGTCTCTGTATCCGATGGCGATGATGACCTTGAACGCGTCGCCTGAGACAAAGTCGCCGGACGGCGAGATTCATGCGCCGAACGGTATCAGGTTCAGAAAAAGTCCTGACGGTCTTACCCGCAGCATCATCAGCGAGCTGATGAATGAACGCGACGACCGGAAAAAACTCAGAAACACATTTCCCTACGATTCGCCCGAGTACAAACTCTATGATATGCAGCAGAGTGTTTTGAAAGTCATCATGAACACCTACTACGGGGTGTCGGGATTTTCGCGGTTCCGGCTTTATGACCGTGACATCGGGTCAGCCGTCACCTCGGTCGGACGGGCAATCATTCAGCACACAAAAGGCATCATCACAGAGAGAGGATACGAGGTCATCTACGGGGATACCGACTCCTGTTTCGTGCAGCTGCCAAAAGTTTCCTTAGAGGAGTCGATGGCAATTGCAGAGAGTCTTGAAAAAGAGCTGAATGCGAGCTACACCGACTTTGCCCGCGATACGCTTGGTGCGGAACAGAACTTTTTCTCAATCAAGTTCGAGAAAATTTACCGGAGATTTTTCCAGGGAGGGGCAAAGAAGCGGTATGCCGGCCACCTGATCTGGAAGGAGGGGCAGGAGGTCAACAAGATCGATATCACCGGTTTTGAGATGAAGCGATCCGACTCAGCGCCGATTACCCGCGAGGTGCAGGAGCGGGTTTTAGAGATGATCCTGAAAGGAAACGGCAAGGAGGAGGTGAAGGAGTATCTGCCCGAGGTTCTGCGGATGTACCGTGCAGGGAGGTGTCCTCTGGAGAAGGCAGGAATTCCAAGCGGCATCAACAAAGCTCTCGACGACTATGCGGTGCTTGACGCACACGGCCGGGGGGCACAGTACTCGAATGCGTATCTTGGAACGGATTTCAAGCGCGGCAGTAAACCAAAGAGGCTCTACATCAAACGCTCCAATGATCCTGAGAAGTACCCAAACACTGATGTGCTCTGCTTTGAGTATCCTGATCAGATTCCTGACGGCGCGTTTGAGATCGACTGGGAGACGATGCTGGAAAAAACAATTCGTGCTCCGTTAACACGGATCTTCGATGCTCTTGGATGGGACTGGGACGAGTTCGATCCAACGAAGGCGAAGAAGACGACGCTGGATATGTTTTTCTGA
- a CDS encoding malate dehydrogenase, whose protein sequence is MTILACLGAGRIGGEVAFLAASLGLADEIILHDMYEPVLTAQKLDLIHAMDITVSTDTKRLRDADFCVFSAGAARTPDIKTRADLFEANLPVAKEATEMLGGFGGHLIVITNPMDAFTWYFAKHTGLAQEQVIGFGGLLDSRRFAVALASCGVRGDARVLGEHGDHQVPIFSRLDIDVPTSVRETILTDICASSMPVIKGKSGTVFGPAYHICSMIKDVTTDSHRLITCSIPADGAYGVDGCALGLPATLGKNGAIVDDSWELDAWEEEKLQGAAKFLRDICRRV, encoded by the coding sequence ATGACAATACTGGCATGCCTTGGTGCCGGACGCATCGGCGGAGAAGTTGCATTCCTTGCGGCCTCTCTCGGCCTCGCTGATGAAATAATCCTGCACGACATGTACGAACCCGTGCTCACCGCCCAAAAACTTGACCTGATTCACGCAATGGACATCACCGTCTCCACCGACACAAAACGCCTGCGTGACGCAGATTTTTGTGTATTTTCCGCGGGAGCCGCACGAACACCTGATATCAAAACGCGCGCAGACCTCTTTGAAGCAAACCTGCCGGTCGCAAAAGAGGCAACAGAGATGCTCGGCGGATTCGGCGGCCACTTAATCGTCATCACCAACCCCATGGACGCATTCACCTGGTACTTTGCAAAACACACCGGCCTTGCGCAGGAACAGGTCATCGGATTCGGCGGCCTTTTAGACAGCCGGAGATTTGCCGTCGCACTTGCATCCTGCGGAGTTAGAGGCGACGCACGTGTCCTTGGCGAACATGGCGACCATCAGGTTCCGATCTTCTCAAGACTTGACATCGACGTCCCCACATCAGTTCGCGAGACAATCCTCACTGACATCTGTGCATCCTCCATGCCGGTCATCAAAGGAAAATCCGGCACCGTGTTCGGCCCTGCCTACCATATCTGCAGCATGATAAAAGACGTTACAACCGACTCGCACCGCCTCATCACCTGCTCAATTCCCGCTGACGGTGCTTACGGCGTTGACGGCTGTGCCCTCGGACTTCCGGCGACTCTCGGCAAAAACGGAGCAATTGTCGACGATTCATGGGAACTGGATGCATGGGAAGAGGAAAAACTTCAGGGTGCCGCCAAATTTTTGCGTGACATCTGTCGGAGAGTCTGA
- the dcd gene encoding dCTP deaminase, translating into MILVDWEIADHIKRGFIGVDPYDPALVQPNSLDIRLGNHFVWYEPCDDVIDPYKKETILSHTNERKGSYFDIMPGQFVLAETLETITLPDNVVSSIEGKSSVARLGIELHQTGGWIDAGFSGTITLEMCNVNSRPVRVYAGMPIGQLVFYVTKRCLCPYDKKPDAKYQNQKNATISRYDKNTLNNIE; encoded by the coding sequence ATGATTCTGGTAGACTGGGAAATTGCGGATCACATAAAACGCGGGTTTATTGGTGTGGACCCATACGACCCCGCACTTGTACAGCCGAACTCTCTGGATATCCGTCTTGGCAACCACTTCGTCTGGTATGAGCCCTGTGATGATGTGATCGACCCTTACAAAAAAGAGACCATCCTTTCCCACACAAACGAGCGCAAAGGATCCTATTTTGACATCATGCCGGGCCAGTTCGTGCTCGCAGAAACCCTTGAAACCATCACGCTTCCTGACAACGTCGTCTCCTCGATCGAAGGAAAAAGCAGTGTTGCCCGCCTTGGTATCGAGCTTCACCAGACCGGTGGATGGATCGATGCAGGATTTTCCGGCACCATCACGCTTGAGATGTGCAATGTAAACAGCCGGCCTGTCCGCGTGTATGCAGGAATGCCGATCGGCCAGCTGGTGTTCTATGTCACCAAACGCTGTCTCTGCCCGTACGACAAAAAACCGGACGCAAAGTACCAGAACCAGAAAAATGCGACCATCTCACGGTACGACAAAAACACCCTGAACAATATCGAATAA